TTCATTTGCTGGAAAATTTGATATGTTAAATTCCATAGCATCGCGTAAGAATGTGAACGAGAAACGCCTAAACAAGGAGTTGAGAAAACTGCGGGTTGAAGTATCAAATTTCTTTAACGCCTACGATTTGGAAACAGAAAAAGACTTCTTAAAAGCATTTGTTAAACTGTACGATGAAAATGTAGGAGATCAATACAAACTAGCTCCAATTATAGCAGCACGTAAGAAGTATAACAGCGATTTTAATAAATACATTGATGATGCTTTCAGTAATTCGTTTTTTTCATCGAAAGAGAATTTGAACGATTTTCTGAAGTATTTTACCAAGGAAGATGTTCAAAAAATAAAGAACGATCCGGTATTTGATTTGTGTATAAATTACTTCCTGTTTAATATGGATATGGTTTACCGTCAACGAGCTGACATTAGAAGAGAGTATGGCAAGTATCACAGCAAGTATTTACAAGCCAAAAAGGAAATGATGGCAGGTAAAAAGATTATTGCCGATGCCAATAGATCTTTGCGTGTATCATACGGAAATATTATTGGTGTTAAGGATGAAGGTGTTAATTATTCTTACATGTCGACCTTAAATGATTTATTGGCAAAGAATAAGAAAGATACTATGGTTTATGAAGTTCCAGATGGATATGCAGAAGCTTGTGAGAAAGCCATTGAAGAATCGAAAAAAGCCATTCCAACCTGTTTTATTAGCAATAGCCATACAACAGGAGGAAATTCAGGTAGTCCGGTACTAAATGCAAAAGGAAAACTAATTGGTTTGAATTTCGATAGAGCTGGAAATGGTTTAGTAAGTGACTATAAATTTATGCCAGAACTAACTCGTCATGTTGCGGTTGATATTCGCTATGTGCGATTTGTGCTGAATAATCAGCTAAAAGCTAAGGCATTATTAGAAGAATGGAAGTAATAAATTTAGACTTATAATCTTTAAAATGAAAACTGCAAAAGATTTACTTATGAAATATTCACCTTATTTATTCATGATTGTTTTGCTGTTATCAGCATGTAATTCTTATGATCATGAAGCTTACATCGCCCAATTCAAATCTGATTTTGATAATAAGATAAATAATTTTGATTTAAATGAAGCTGATTCGGCTCGCATTCTTAGCAATAGGAAACAAACCATAGAGGAATTTAAAGCCGAAAAGATTGCCAACGATCGTTTTTATATTGATAACTATTCGTGGTATCAGTTGGGAAAAAATTTGATTCTTTCGCCAGTCAAGGCAAAAGAGGAAGCTATAAAATATGGTTTTAAGCGTCCATATTATTTCCTTCAATTTTTAAAGAATGATACAACTATAGGTCCTGCAAAATTTCAAGTAATTGAAAGTATTCGTAATAGATTATACAAAAAGCATAACAGAGATTCCGCTCAAATATTTACGTGCTCTTCATCAGATTTGTTTCAAGCTGTAAAACGATACGAGAGATCGAAATACTTCTTTTTCATAAAAGTAGATTTTGAGAAGGTGAAAAATGCCAACGATAGACAAAAGAAAGTAGCAGGCCAAATGTTTCAGGGAGCCTTCAAGAGGTTATTGACTAAAACAGAGGTGAAAGATAATTTATATCATATCACAATTACGAAGGGAGAGGAAATTGGCATATCAGAAGAGTTATTTAGAATTGGAAAAGGAATGTTGGATGATTCAAATAAAGATTTTCTTATGATGCGCGAGAAACATTCGGATTATGCAATGAACTTAGACCCTAAACAAACTCGTTTGGTTAGAAACGATTGGGATGCTGTATATAGTCTTTATAAACGATATATTAAGCAATAAATATATTAGGTGTTGTAATTTATTAAAAACATCTAATTTTTAGTTAGTGTTATAATGCAAAATAGCCCTTGTTTTTAAGGGCTATTTTTGTGATGTCTAATTTTATTTGCAAATTATATGTCAAGTAATCTTTACTACTTATTTACTCTCTTATTCGAACATAAATATGTTTAATATGTCGTTTTCCACTTTCTCTTTCGTCTATTTCGAAGTGTTTTTGTAATGATTTAATTAGTGGAGTTAATTTGTTAAATCCATAATTTCGGGGATCGAAATCGGGTTTCTTTTTATTGATAAGAGAACCCAGCTCGGCAAGAAATGCCCAACCATTATCATCGGCAATATCATCAATAGAATTTTTTAGAAGATTAATAAATTTACGATCTATTTTATCGAATTTTTCCTGCTCAACAGGAGTATCTGGCTTTTTCTTTTCAGTTATTTGTTTACCTCCAATAATTTCTATGTAAATAAATTTATCGCAAGCTACAATAAATGGCTTTGGTGTTTTTTTCTCGCCAATACCAATAACTAATTTACTCGATTCTCTTAAACGAGTTGCCAAGCGTGTAAAATCACTATCGCTCGATACCAAACAAAAACCATCAATTTTGTCGCTGTGTAAAATATCCATGGCATCAATAATCATTGCCGAATCGGTTGCATTTTTACCCGTGGTATAGGAATATTGTTGAATGGGAGTAATGGCATGCTCAAGTAAAGCCGGTTTCCATCCCGAAACAGTAGGTTTTGTCCAGTCGCCATATATACGTTTAATACTTGGAGTTCCAAACTTTGCAATCTCATCAAGCATACCTTTAATATTTGAATAGGGAATATTATCTGCATCTATTAGAACCGCAAGGTTCATATCATTTTGTTCTTTCATTATAGTACTTTAATATTATATTTAACTAAGATAGTAATTTGTTAAGAATTTAAGCGATATTGCCAAAGGAATCATAAAATTAAGCTTGTACTTCTTAAGAATACAAACTTTCTAAACTTAAATTGTTTTACTTTGTTCTTGTAATGTATGCTGTATTATGGCTTTAACTTTTAGAATTTTATTTTTAAGAAATTGGAAATAGATATTTTGTAGGAATTAAATACTTTAACTTGTTTAATTTCAAGTAAAAATAATATCAGAATTAGCTTTTATATTCAAGTAAACATAATAGTATTGCTTAAAACTAAAAAATATCTTTACTTTAGAAAATCAATTGTATTAGTATTTATTTAAATCGAACTTTCTTGAAACGAATATATCTATTTATATTAATGTTTTTTTGCTTACAAATAGTAGGTAATGCGAAGATAAAAAGCAATGGAGTCCCTTTTATAAAGAATTATTACAAAAATCAATATCAGGGAGGCACACAAAATTGGGATATTGTTCAAACTTCTAATGGCTTACTTTATTTTGCTAATAACGAAGGTGTTTTAGAGTTCGATGGCAATAACTGGAGGCTAATAACGATGCCAAACCAGTCGGTTGTTAGATCCCTGGCCGTTGATTCCTTAGATCATATATTTGTAGGTGCAGCCAACGAATTTGGTTATTTAAAGCCTGATTTAAAAGGTAAGTTAACTTATTATTCTTTGGTTGATTTATTACCTGAGGGTGAAAGAGATTTTCGCGAAGTTTGGAATATTTATCCTTACCGAAAAGGGATGATATTTCATACGTTTGGTTCTGTTTTCTACTATAAGGATGGGAAAATATCGAAAATTAAAGCATCAAAAGAATTTCACTTTAGCTTTTTAGTTAACAAGCAGTTTTATGTACGTGAAAAGGGATTAGGTTTACTAAAACTTGACGGTAGTACACTAAAGATTGTGAAAGGTGGAGAAATTTTTAAAGACAAGGAGATTTCTGGAATGCTTCCTTTTAAAGATGAGTCTATATTAATTGCAACTGCATTAAATGGTTTATTCATTTACAATGAAAATGGAATTAAAGCCTGGAATATAGACTTAAACTCTCATCTAAAAAGCAAACAAATATTTTGTTCCTTAAATTTATCGGAATCTAATTATGCTTTTGGAACAGTTCGCGATGGTGTATTTGTGTTGGATAATTCTGGAAACTTAATACAACATGTTAATACAAAAACAGGTTTGCAGAATAATACGGTTTTAGATCTTTTTTTAGATAGAGATAAAAATTTATGGCTTGCATTAGATAATGGTATTGATTTTCTTGAAATTAGTTCTCCTCTCTCAATATTTCCCAGAGACAAGGATTTAGGTGCAGGTTATGCTTCTATATATTACAAAGGCTACTTATATCTGGGAACAAATACCGGATTATTTGCACGGCATTATGATTTTTCAAATGGTGATAATGCTGTGAGTGGAAAATTTGAGTTGGTAGAGAATACTTCGGGTCAGGTTTGGTCGCTTCAGGAAATTGATGGTGAACTAATTTGTGGGCATAATAAAGGAACTTTCCGGATCACTAAAAATACAAGTGAGTTATTATCCGATGTGGAAGGAGGATGGAAGTATCTATATAAAAAAGAATTTCCTAATAAAATGATCGGAGGTACTTATAATGGCTTGATTTTATTTGAAAAAGTACAGGGGAAATGGCGTTTCATAAAAAGAATTAGCGGTTTTGAAGAATCATCAAGAGAAATGATTTGGGATAATGACAATAGCATTTGGATGTGTCATGGTTATAAAGGTGTTTACAGAATTTATTTAAATCAGGATTTTACTAAATGTACCAATTATCGGTTTTATGGACTTAATGATGGATTACCCTCTAATCTGAATATCAGTATTCATTTAATAAAAAATGAGAAGGTATTTTCCTCAGATAGTGGGTTTTATAAATATGTATCAGAAATAGATAGGTTTGAACCATACAAAAATTTAAATATTTTATTTGGCGATAATGGTAATGTGAATAAATTGTTTGAGCAAGCTAAGGGCGATATTTGGTTTTTTCAGGGGGATGGGGTAGGAATATTAAAACCTCAGCTAGATAACAGCTACAAAATTTATAGAAAACCTTTTTCATCTATAAAGGGAGAATTTATTGATGCGTTTGAAAATGTACTTTCCGTAGATAAGGAAAATGTACTCATTGGAACAGAAAGAGGTTTTATTCATTACGATCCCAGTATTACTAAAAGTTACGATCGTTCTTTTAAAACTTTTATAAGAGAAGTGAGTTTAACTAATTTAGAGGATTCTTTATTGTATTATGGAAGATATAATAAGATTTCTACAATACAAAATAAAACAAATAAACCAATAATTTTAACATATAAAGAAAATTCAATTCGGTTTAAATATTCCGCACCTTTGTATACCAATACAGAGTTTATTCATTATAAAAGTCAACTAGTTGGTTTTGATGAATTGCCTACAAAGTGGACAAAAAGTTTACAAAAAGAATATACAAACTTAAGAGAAGGAGAATATACTTTTAAAGTTTTAGCCGAAAATCAGTATGGAGTAAGTTCGGTAGCTGATGAGTTTAAATTTTCAATTTTACCACCCTGGTACAGATCAGTTGTTGCCTACATTTTTTATTTTATTGTATTTATTTTTTGTCTCTATTTTGCAGTTTTTTTAGTTCGAAGGCGAATGAAACGCATGCAGGTTTTACTGGAGAAAAAGCAAGCTGAAGAATTAAAAGAAAAAGAACGAAAGTACCGTGAAGAGGCTTTAATTGCCGAACGTGAAATTGTACAGCTTAGAAACGAAAAATTAAGAAGCGAAGTAGATTATAAGAATAAAGAACTGGCTAGTTCTACAATGAATATTATTCACAAAAACGAAGTTCTATCCTATTCGGTAGGCGAGTTAAAGAAAGCCTTAAAGAAAATAAAAGATCCAACGGCACTTGTTCAGGTTCGACAGTTAATGAAAACAATAGATGCTGAATTTAATAGTAAACAGGATTGGGAACAGTTCGAAATACATTTCGATCAGGTTCATGAGCATTTTATAAAAAGACTAAGAACAAGCTATCCGAAATTAACACCTAAAGATTTACGTTTGTGTGCTTATTTAAGAATGAATTTATCTACCAAAGAAATTGCTCCTTTAATGAACATTTCGGTTCGTGGAGTGGAAATTAGTCGCTATCGTTTGCGCAAAAAGTTTGAATTATCACGAGACGAAAATCTAATCGACTTTATTTTGGAAGTATAATAAGGGGTAATTCTTTTGATATAGAAAAGGGCTAATGATAAAAATCATTAGCCTTTTTAATTTTTGATGTATTGAAAGTGAATAAAATGCCGACTTGTTAATAATTGTTAAATATCTTATAATTAAATAGTTAATCTCTCAAAAAACCATACTGATGTAGTAATGATGTATAGTAGTTTTCCTTCTGTATGGGTTATGATGTAATCGTTTTTTTTGGTTTTGAATAATTACAATGGATATTGCAAACGATATAATTGCTCAGCGAGTTCTTGTATTGTCTGAATTAATTTTTCTAATCTTAACTAATAATTTATGAAAAAAACAGTCTTGTTTTTAGTTATGGCTTTCTTTTGCTTACATACGTTTGCACAGAAACATGCCGTAACAGGTCTAGTTACTTCATCCGAAGATGGTATGACATTGCCATTTGCATCGGTTGTTGTTAAAGGTACTACTATAGGTACTTCTACCGATATGGACGGGAAGTATACTATTGAAGTTTCAAATGAAGATGTTTTAGTTTTCTCTCTAATTGGTTTTACTACACAAGAAATTCCGGTTGGCGATAAGACTGAGATAAATGTAATTTTTGATGTAGAAACAACGGGTCTTGACGAAGTTGTTGTTGTCGGTTATGGTGTTCAGAAAAAGAGTGCTGTAACAGGGGCGATATCTTCTATTAAAGCTGAAGATATTCAAAAAATGCCTATTCAACGTGCAGAACAGGCCATTCAAGGTCAGGTTGCCGGTGTTCAGGTTGCTGCCAATTCAGGACAACCAGGTTCTGGTATATCAGTTAAAATTCGTGGTGTTGGTACCACTGGAAATTCGCAGCCCTTATACATTGTAGATGGAAATCCAGTTGGAGATATTTCTTATTTGGCTTCTACCGATATAGGAAGCATGGAGGTTTTAAAAGATGCTTCTGCATCTGCTATTTATGGTGCCAGAGGTGCTAATGGAGTTGTTATTGTTACAACTAAAAAAGGTACTAAAGGAGCAGCAAAGTTAACTTATGATGGTTACTACGGTGTGCAAAATGCTTGGAGAAACATGGACTTGCTAAATGCACAAGAGTATCAAATGATCGTTAATGAGTCATTGTTGAATTCTGGTTATAACAGCACTCATGCAAACTGGATTCAAGATAGTGAAGTTGCAGGAATTGGTTCTGGAACCGATTGGCAGAAAGAAATTTTTAGAGATAATGCTCCAATTCAAAGTCATACTTTAACACTTAGTGGAGGAAACGAAAAAGTTATCTATTCTTCTGCTATTTCCTACTTTTCACAAGATGGAATTGTATCGGAGGATAAATCAAGCTATGAGCGTTTGAATTTTAGAACAAATGCAGATTATACTTCTTATAATAAGAAACTAAAAATAGGATCATCAATATTATATTCGCGTTTTAAATCACAAGGAGTTGATCCTAATAATGTGTATAATTCACCTTTGGCAAGGGCTATTAATATTGATCCTATTACGCAAGTTAAGGATGAAAATGGTGAGTTTATGATGCCTATCAGAAATATGCAGGAAATTGTAAACCCTGTTG
This genomic interval from uncultured Marinifilum sp. contains the following:
- a CDS encoding NYN domain-containing protein, coding for MKEQNDMNLAVLIDADNIPYSNIKGMLDEIAKFGTPSIKRIYGDWTKPTVSGWKPALLEHAITPIQQYSYTTGKNATDSAMIIDAMDILHSDKIDGFCLVSSDSDFTRLATRLRESSKLVIGIGEKKTPKPFIVACDKFIYIEIIGGKQITEKKKPDTPVEQEKFDKIDRKFINLLKNSIDDIADDNGWAFLAELGSLINKKKPDFDPRNYGFNKLTPLIKSLQKHFEIDERESGKRHIKHIYVRIRE